A region of Ferruginibacter albus DNA encodes the following proteins:
- the ctlX gene encoding citrulline utilization hydrolase CtlX: protein MQYTSHILMIQPVNFGFNSETAVNNSFQTPFANATSLQQEALIEFTNFANMLNNNGINVLVIEDTYTPHTPDSIFPNNWISFHEEGNIVLYPMFAPNRRAERKKHVLEAIREEFIVNNEIDLTAYEQENLYLEGTGSMVLDRENKIAYACISPRTNKEVLRKFCEAEDYIPITFTANDDNGDPIYHTNVMMCVADAYVVICFECIPDPKEQQKVLAIILETGKEIIEVTMEQMKAFAGNMLQVINKGNERLLVMSSQAFHSLTSIQKEMLRRYNRIIHSRLNTIEKAGGGSARCMMAEIFLHTK, encoded by the coding sequence ATGCAATATACTTCTCACATTTTAATGATACAGCCGGTCAATTTTGGCTTTAATTCTGAAACTGCCGTTAATAATAGTTTTCAAACACCATTCGCCAATGCTACCTCTTTACAACAAGAAGCGTTGATCGAGTTTACCAATTTTGCCAATATGCTAAACAATAATGGCATCAATGTATTGGTTATTGAAGACACCTATACCCCTCATACACCCGATTCCATCTTTCCTAACAATTGGATATCGTTTCATGAAGAAGGCAATATTGTTTTATATCCTATGTTTGCTCCGAACAGAAGAGCAGAAAGAAAAAAGCATGTGCTGGAAGCAATTCGGGAAGAATTTATTGTAAATAATGAGATCGATCTGACAGCATACGAGCAAGAGAATCTATACCTGGAAGGCACGGGCAGCATGGTATTAGACAGAGAGAATAAAATAGCCTATGCCTGCATTTCTCCAAGAACCAATAAAGAAGTGCTGCGTAAATTCTGCGAGGCAGAAGATTATATTCCCATAACTTTTACAGCGAATGACGACAATGGCGATCCCATTTATCATACAAACGTTATGATGTGTGTAGCAGATGCATATGTGGTAATCTGTTTTGAATGTATTCCTGATCCTAAAGAACAGCAGAAAGTATTGGCTATTATTTTGGAAACCGGAAAAGAAATAATTGAGGTTACAATGGAGCAAATGAAAGCGTTTGCGGGCAATATGCTGCAGGTAATTAACAAAGGCAATGAGCGGCTGCTGGTGATGTCATCGCAGGCGTTTCATTCACTAACATCCATACAAAAAGAGATGCTGCGCCGATACAATCGCATTATTCATTCCCGCTTAAATACCATTGAGAAAGCCGGCGGCGGCAGCGCCCGTTGTATGATGGCTGAAATTTTCTTACATACAAAATAA
- a CDS encoding tetratricopeptide repeat protein, which translates to MKIVATTIGCMIALSSAYSQSDSSHFYFNKGVAEITAKRYLVASVYLDKAIQLDPKYTDAYLQSALANLEMHKMDNAINNFQKVYSLEPNNAEAIKQLAQLYYNFHQYEKAIEFAKKCGDQKIIAMSTYETEDYGAAVTELQKVLDKNPDDAEANYTMARSYLEMQEEKKAIPYYQKAVAADATKSGWMYELGLIYYNGADYTHAIEMITKAIDAGYTKSNDVNENLGYAYIYNGQFDKGEPILLAILARKPGQKDILRDMAEAFYQRKQYDKALEYCQKLMELDAKDAKALYQAGLCFQKKGQKDRGQQMCDAAIGMDPSLSSLRQKQADFTGL; encoded by the coding sequence ATGAAAATCGTTGCAACAACAATAGGTTGTATGATTGCATTGTCATCCGCCTATTCTCAATCCGACAGTTCCCATTTTTACTTTAATAAAGGAGTGGCAGAAATAACAGCCAAGCGTTACCTGGTAGCATCGGTATACCTAGATAAAGCCATTCAGCTTGATCCCAAATACACGGATGCATACCTGCAAAGTGCATTAGCCAATCTGGAAATGCATAAAATGGATAATGCTATCAACAATTTCCAAAAAGTATATTCACTTGAACCCAATAATGCGGAAGCAATAAAGCAATTGGCGCAGCTGTATTATAATTTTCACCAGTATGAAAAAGCAATTGAGTTTGCAAAAAAATGCGGTGATCAGAAAATTATTGCGATGTCAACATATGAAACAGAAGACTATGGGGCTGCAGTGACAGAGTTGCAAAAAGTATTGGACAAGAATCCTGATGATGCGGAAGCCAATTACACCATGGCAAGAAGTTACCTGGAAATGCAGGAAGAAAAGAAAGCCATCCCTTATTATCAAAAAGCAGTGGCAGCGGATGCAACCAAGAGCGGATGGATGTACGAACTGGGATTGATCTATTATAACGGAGCCGATTATACGCATGCTATTGAAATGATCACAAAAGCTATCGATGCCGGCTATACGAAAAGTAATGACGTAAATGAAAATTTAGGTTACGCCTATATCTATAACGGACAGTTTGATAAAGGAGAGCCTATTTTATTAGCGATATTGGCAAGAAAACCGGGGCAGAAAGATATCTTAAGAGATATGGCAGAAGCATTTTATCAGCGTAAGCAATATGATAAAGCATTGGAATATTGTCAGAAATTAATGGAGCTTGATGCTAAAGATGCAAAAGCTTTATACCAGGCAGGGCTTTGTTTTCAAAAGAAAGGACAAAAGGATAGAGGACAACAAATGTGTGATGCGGCGATAGGTATGGATCCTTCTTTATCAAGTCTGCGACAAAAACAAGCTGATTTTACCGGATTATAA